DNA sequence from the Treponema sp. OMZ 838 genome:
GCAATCATCCCGACGCCGCGGAAAAAATTGAACAGCCCTACCGCAAGCAATAGGCAATAGAGCGCATACTGATCGTGTCCTGCAGAGACAAGAAACGGGATGGCAAGCAGCGGCAGCAGCGAGGCGGTACGCAAAAGCCATGTACTGCCGAATGTCTGCATAATGCTGAAACGCATCACCATCAATTTACCAAGCGGAATGGCAAAAAACGAAAGATACATAAACGCAGTCAGTAAACCGACTACCGTTGTGTTGGCTTTTAAAAAGAGCGCATAAAGAGTAACCGTATTGCCGGTAACAAGCGCAAAAGAAAAAGAATTGAAGATATTGTAAATGTCGTAGATTCGCCGCCCTTGTTTAATTTTATAGGCCGACAGTTGCTCATTCATCGGCCATATTGTATAGTGAACGTATGAAAAACTCAACGGTACCCCTCCGCTCGGAGGTCGCAAAAAGCGATCAATGGGATTTAAGCAAACTTTTTACAAATGATGCGGACTGGAATGCCTCACTGAAAGACATTGCTGCCGCAAAAGACCGCGTATTAACCTACAAAACCGCCTTTGCCGCACCTGATACACTGACTGCCGAAACGGTACTTGGCTGTTTACAGGCTGTGGAAGCGGCGTCCCGTATTTCGGAAAAGACAAGCCATTATGCCTTTTTGATGAAGTCGGTGGATGAAAGCGATCCTAAAAACATCGAACGGGTTTCTCTCGCAATGATGGCGGACACGGAACTTTCTTCCGAAACAAGCTGGTTTATCCCCGCCTTGCTGGATATTCCCGAACAGACTATCCGCGGCTGGATCGACCCTGCCGGAAAGACCGGAGCTGCTTTTGCTCCGTACAAAGTCTTTATCGAAAAACTGATCAGACTAAAAGCTCATACATTGAGCGAGAAAGAAGAAAAGCTTCTGTCGCTTTTAGCCGAATCGCAGGATGTCGAGCGCCGCAGCTTCTCGACGCTTACGAATGTAGACTTCCGTTTCGGTTCGATTGAAACTTCCGACGGAGCGAAAGAACTTACGCAATCTTCATATTCACAGTTCTTAATCAATCCCGACCGGAATATCCGTAAGCAAGCGTATATGCAATTTTACGGCACATTCGACACGTACAAAAATACGATAGCGTCCTTATACACCGGTCAGGTACAGCAAAATATCGCGCTTGCCCGTATCCGCGGATACGGTTCCGCCCGTGAACAGGCACTCTATCCCGATAAGGTTCCGACGGAAGTATACGACAACCTTATCAGCACAATCCGGAAAAACTTGGAGCCGCTGCATCATTTTTATGCGCTTATGCAAAAATCGCTCAAACTTGATGAACTGCGTCACTACGATGTGTATGTTCCGTTGGTGGGCGAAGTGCGGCGGCACACTCCGTATAACGAAGCCGTTGATATGATTACCGAAGCGTTACAACCGCTCGGCGATGAATATGTTACCACGCTGCGGAACGGGCTGCTCGGCGGCTGGGTTGACCGGTACGAAAATAAGGGCAAGCGTTCGGGCGCTTTTTCGTGGGGCGGCTTTGAAGGTGATCCTTATATCATGGTCAACTATAAAGAAGACGTTATCCGGGATGTATTCACCCTTGTACACGAAGGCGGGCATTCCATGCACTCGTGGTATTCGGTACGGAACAATCCGTTTTTAAGCTACAACTATACGATTTTTGAAGCAGAGGTTGCCTCAACCTTCAACGAGGAACTGTTGTTCCGCTCCATGCTGAAAAACACGAGCGATCCCAAAATGCGGGCATACCTGCTGAGTATTCGCGTAAGCGATATCCTCGCGACGCTTTACCGCCAGACAATGTTTGCCGAATACGAGCATATCACGCATAAGCTTGTTGAAGAGGGAACGCCGCTTACCATCGAGAATCTCCGCAGCGAGTACCGCAAACTGTTGACCGCTTACTTCGGCCCTGCGATGCACTTTGAGGAATGCAGCGATCTTGAAGGCTTGCGTATCCCGCATTTTTACAATTCGTTCTATGTGTATAAATACGCAACCGGTATTTCCGCATCGCTTGCCCTTGCCGAACGGGTATGCTCGGGCGGAAAAACAGAGCGGGAGGATTACTTTAAGTTTTTAACCTCCGGCGGTTCCCGCTATCCCATCGAGTCGCTGCGGATTGCCGGCGTCGATATGGCTTCTCCCGAACCGGTTGAAGCAGCCTGTAAGCACTTTGCGCACTTGGTAAGCGAGCTTGAAAAAGCCTTAGCCGCTCTATAACCCGATTGCTCTGCCGCCGTGACTCTTGAACAAGCTCAAGCGATTATCGCTTCGCCTTTTTTCAGCGCTTTTTTAGAACCGGCGGCAGACCGGCGTGCCTTTATAACGGAGCGGTTGGCGGCGCAAGGAATTCCCTACCGTACCGTTACCCTTCAAGATAAAACACACATTGTTATTACCTACCGGCAATCCGCGTACAATCCCCGTTTTAAGATGAAAACGCTGATAGCGCACTATGACCGCGCCGCCGGTACACAGGGCGCAAACGATAATTCCGCCGCCTGCATACAGCTGCTGCTGTTTGCCCAAACGCTGCTGCATAAACGGGATGCGCATAACATCCGCATCATCTTTACCGACGGCGAAGAAGCGGGCGCGGATGGCATTAAGAACCAAGGCGCGTACCGCTTGGGGCAAGGCCTGCGTGCGCTTTCAATGCAGCAGGATGACATCTTTGTGTTTGATATGTGCGGCAGTGGGGATACGCTTATCCTTTCCGAGTCGGGGATATACGGCAGGGATACACGGAAAACGGCGGCGCTTTCTGCTTTGCATCGGCGCTGCCGCATCTATGCCGACGCCGCGTGCAGAGGGCGCTGGTTTTCGCTTCCGACTGCCTATAGCGACAACGCGGGGCTTATTTCCGCCGGATTAATCGCACAGGTTATCACCGTATTGCCGAGGGCGGAAGCGGAGCTGCTGATGCGGTATATGCCTCGCTCCGAAGCGCTCCAACGGTGCATTATCACCAATGCACATGTTCCGCCTGATTCGCCGCTTGCCGCCGTCATTCCGCAGACATGGCAGCGGATGCACACGCCGCAGGACAGGCTCGAAACACTGACGCCGCAAGCCTTTATCCTAGTAGATAAAATGCTCCGGTATCTGGCGGGGGTGAAAGAAGCGGCTGGATAAAAAGCGAGTATTAGGTTTTATTTCTAATAAGTTAATCGCATTGTAGAAATTTCATCTTTTAATGACTTTTCTACAAAACTATTCAATGACATATCCATTTTCTTTGCTGCAATTGCAACCTGACTATGAAATAATGGCGAAATACGAACATTAAATTTTCCGGAATAAGGTTTTTCAGGTTCAACGCCGTCTTCCTTACACCATTCAAGATAATCATCAACAGATGCATGAAATTCCTGTTCAATCTCATCTACTGTTGTTCCTTGAAATGTGATTACAGTACGAGTATTTATAACTTCCCCGGAAAATATACGAGCATTTTCATCATATTCAACGACACCAATAAATCCTTTATAGTTCATCATATTTTTATCCCCGCATTTTCCAAAAATTTTCTCATAGGTTTTATTGCACCTTTATCGGTAACTTTTTCAGGATGCGGCCTATGAAAAACGGCACGTTCCCCTTTCAATTCAATACGGATCCTCGAACCATTCCCTTCGGATATTTTTGCTCCCAGCGAATGTAAAAGATTTTCTATTTCCTGCCACTCAATATCTGATTGCACAGGATTTTTAAAAATAGCCTCATAAACTTTCTTTTGTTTTGAGTTCATATTGATATGATACTATACAATAGTACTATAAGCAAGCAAAATGCTGCATCAAAAAGGGTGTCTAGCTATACACAATACCGAAATAATCCAACCATTGCTTCATTACATCCTGTGCGGTAAGACACGTATCTCTTAAAAACCCGCGTTCATTTTTCCAATTTTTAATTCCTCTGTAGTAGTAAAGCTTTAGTTCTTCAGTGATGATAAAAGGAACAATGGTATGTTTAAGACATTCCTTGAACAGTATCAATCTTCCGATACGGCCATTACCACCTTGGAACGGATGAATCGCTTCAAATCGGACATGAAAATCCAATATATCATCAAGAGTGATTTCCGATTTTGCATTGTATTCCATTAATAATGATTTCATCTCTGCTGCAACA
Encoded proteins:
- a CDS encoding type II toxin-antitoxin system HicB family antitoxin, giving the protein MMNYKGFIGVVEYDENARIFSGEVINTRTVITFQGTTVDEIEQEFHASVDDYLEWCKEDGVEPEKPYSGKFNVRISPLFHSQVAIAAKKMDMSLNSFVEKSLKDEISTMRLTY
- a CDS encoding type II toxin-antitoxin system HicA family toxin → MNSKQKKVYEAIFKNPVQSDIEWQEIENLLHSLGAKISEGNGSRIRIELKGERAVFHRPHPEKVTDKGAIKPMRKFLENAGIKI
- the pepF gene encoding oligoendopeptidase F, giving the protein MKNSTVPLRSEVAKSDQWDLSKLFTNDADWNASLKDIAAAKDRVLTYKTAFAAPDTLTAETVLGCLQAVEAASRISEKTSHYAFLMKSVDESDPKNIERVSLAMMADTELSSETSWFIPALLDIPEQTIRGWIDPAGKTGAAFAPYKVFIEKLIRLKAHTLSEKEEKLLSLLAESQDVERRSFSTLTNVDFRFGSIETSDGAKELTQSSYSQFLINPDRNIRKQAYMQFYGTFDTYKNTIASLYTGQVQQNIALARIRGYGSAREQALYPDKVPTEVYDNLISTIRKNLEPLHHFYALMQKSLKLDELRHYDVYVPLVGEVRRHTPYNEAVDMITEALQPLGDEYVTTLRNGLLGGWVDRYENKGKRSGAFSWGGFEGDPYIMVNYKEDVIRDVFTLVHEGGHSMHSWYSVRNNPFLSYNYTIFEAEVASTFNEELLFRSMLKNTSDPKMRAYLLSIRVSDILATLYRQTMFAEYEHITHKLVEEGTPLTIENLRSEYRKLLTAYFGPAMHFEECSDLEGLRIPHFYNSFYVYKYATGISASLALAERVCSGGKTEREDYFKFLTSGGSRYPIESLRIAGVDMASPEPVEAACKHFAHLVSELEKALAAL
- a CDS encoding M28 family peptidase, which translates into the protein MTLEQAQAIIASPFFSAFLEPAADRRAFITERLAAQGIPYRTVTLQDKTHIVITYRQSAYNPRFKMKTLIAHYDRAAGTQGANDNSAACIQLLLFAQTLLHKRDAHNIRIIFTDGEEAGADGIKNQGAYRLGQGLRALSMQQDDIFVFDMCGSGDTLILSESGIYGRDTRKTAALSALHRRCRIYADAACRGRWFSLPTAYSDNAGLISAGLIAQVITVLPRAEAELLMRYMPRSEALQRCIITNAHVPPDSPLAAVIPQTWQRMHTPQDRLETLTPQAFILVDKMLRYLAGVKEAAG